AAGCCTCTTCTTTGGCTGGACGCTTCAGGTAAGTTGGTTCCTCTGGCCAAAATCCGTGGACGTAAAAAAGCCATTAAAGAAATGGTCCTACAAGCTACCCAGGATATTGGACATAGCACAGCAATTGTCGCTTATGCCAATGATATTGAAGCAGCGAAGAATCTAAAAGAACAATTATTAGCAGTTGACGGCATTGAGCAAGTGCTTATTATGCCACTTGGACCAGTCATCTCTACCCACGTCGGACCAGATACCTTAGCTGTCTTTACGATTGGTAAAGAAGCTAGATAGAAATAGTGTCAGATAGGATTTCCTATCTGATTTTTTGTTTTCTGAAATGATAGATTAATAGAATATAAAAAGATAATCCATACAAAATGAATGATATATTTGACATAGTGTAAAATAATGCTATAATGAATCTAGAAAATGGAGGAAACAAAATGAAAAAGTCAAAGAAAAAAGTAGCTAGCACGATGGATGAACGTGCTCAGTTGATCAGCGGAGAATCTTCTGCTAGAGGTTATTGGGTAGCCATGCTTGGTATATTTGTAACGATTATGGTTGCTAGCAAGACACACTCCGTCGAATTAGTGCAGTCACTATTAATCATCACTTTCTTTGGTTCTATGTGCCTAGTATTAGTTCACAGCGTATCACGTAATGGGCATCCATGGTTGCTAGACAAAAAACTTGAAAAGAAGATGCTCATATTATCCTGGGTAATGTGTTTTTTGGGAATTTTTATATCGCTAATGGGCCTCTTAAGTCTATTTCAGTCGTTTAAGATAGGGAAGAATCTTATGAGTAGTGTGGCATTTTTGACATTGGGTTTGACCCTTATTTGCGATTGCTGGGTTATTATTAACAGAATCAAGAAGAACCGTTTGGAAGAACTAGAAGACGAAGAATAGGATTTTTGAATGAAAAATTTAAAAATGAAGTCAGCTCGTGTAGCAAAGGATCTCACTCAACAAGGTTTGGCAGATGCTATAGGAGTTTCTCGTCAGACCATCTCAGCTATTGAAAAAGGTGATTATAACCCTACTATAAATCTGTGTATTGCTATCTGCAAAACTCTGGACAAAACTTTAGACCAGCTTTTTTGGGAATCTGAGGATTAGTTTGTATCGCTTTAGAGGTTATTTAGGCATGATTTCTAGTCTTACGCTTTATAAAATTAGAGACTAAAAAAATACAAAAAATAAAAGAAAAACACCTCCAAATGACTTGCCTTGGACGTGTTTTTTTGATATTATGTTAAACGGTATTGTTTACCCCATTTGAAAGGCCCCGGAACCTTCCAAATACTTTTCGATGGGAAGGAACACCCATCACTCGTAAACAAAAATCGAACTATATATAGGAGAAATCATG
Above is a window of Streptococcus salivarius DNA encoding:
- a CDS encoding helix-turn-helix transcriptional regulator, producing the protein MKNLKMKSARVAKDLTQQGLADAIGVSRQTISAIEKGDYNPTINLCIAICKTLDKTLDQLFWESED